The following coding sequences are from one Paenibacillus sp. JDR-2 window:
- a CDS encoding helix-turn-helix transcriptional regulator codes for MIPILNGAKETVSYGEHPGLRIYLNKEVENYPIHWHTAVEVIMPFENIYTVIVNETKHVLYPNDILVLPPGELHEIFAPESGTRLILQFDCSLLYALNGFDSTFHLLRPCLLITAEQNKELHGLLRPMLLELVNEYFSHTMLKEASTYAKLISFFVALGRNFMHEERRFPRTKSHKQHKYIDKFLQVCNYMNERCTEDIRVEELAELSGFSKYHFTRMFKLYMGLSYYDYLIQHRIMHAEKLLTDPNLSIMEVAMRSGFGSLPTFNRVFKTYKKCTPSEYKALHGRG; via the coding sequence ATGATCCCCATTCTTAACGGAGCCAAAGAAACGGTATCCTACGGTGAACATCCCGGATTGCGCATTTATTTGAACAAAGAAGTCGAAAACTATCCGATTCACTGGCATACCGCTGTGGAAGTCATCATGCCGTTCGAAAACATTTACACCGTTATAGTGAATGAGACAAAGCATGTCCTCTATCCGAACGATATCTTGGTCCTGCCTCCGGGCGAGCTTCACGAGATCTTTGCCCCGGAGTCCGGGACAAGACTTATTCTTCAGTTCGACTGCTCGCTGCTGTACGCTCTAAACGGCTTTGACTCTACCTTTCATTTGCTCCGCCCTTGCCTGTTGATTACGGCAGAGCAAAATAAAGAGCTGCACGGCTTGTTAAGGCCAATGCTGCTCGAGCTGGTGAACGAATATTTCAGCCATACGATGCTGAAGGAGGCCTCGACATATGCCAAGCTCATCTCTTTCTTTGTCGCTCTGGGCCGTAACTTTATGCACGAAGAGCGCCGTTTTCCGCGTACCAAGAGCCATAAGCAGCATAAATATATCGATAAATTTTTGCAGGTTTGCAACTATATGAACGAGCGCTGCACGGAGGATATTCGCGTAGAGGAGCTTGCCGAACTGTCCGGCTTCAGCAAGTATCATTTCACGCGCATGTTCAAGCTGTATATGGGATTGTCCTATTACGACTACCTAATTCAGCATCGCATTATGCATGCAGAGAAGCTATTGACCGATCCGAATCTGTCGATTATGGAGGTTGCGATGAGGTCGGGCTTCGGAAGTCTGCCGACGTTTAACCGGGTGTTCAAGACGTATAAGAAATGCACGCCGTCGGAGTATAAGGCTTTGCATGGTAGAGGGTGA
- a CDS encoding extracellular solute-binding protein, whose protein sequence is MFFNDHRGRLSGCAVTGILLAAMLLGSCSGAKGSEVLAESQARPVITIMAPLHFPQGPDSSLVEQMEEMTGTNLIIDWVPDEIYTDKMNAALTMNSLKKATFVKYTDYIFLKSAIRSGMFWEVGSYLSEYPNLKRLNNSILDQTAVDGKIYGLYTERPSSRQGVIIREDWLQKLKLDPPKTIDQLYNVMKQFTYGDPDGDGKQDTIGLTDRNDLVFGAFKTLSSYFGTPNNWSAQNHQIIPEFETPQYKDTMDFMRKLYNEKLINQEFVVTSKDIQRDLLISGRAGVYIGSMTDVQRLSNEVRRVNPDARFTVVNRIEGPDGYKVWSIPNFNGLFLFSKSAIKTEDELKQVLAFFDGSMEADAANLMKYGLEGRHYALEGKEVLLPVKSEQLRISEVSPLYSLMIADLSNPNLMKVAQEDPLLALAEKLTVDNEKFIVKDPAANLESVTFDEHSEELNKIITDATYHYILGQIDWNGFNQEIERWKRSGGEQIIEEFTQSYFE, encoded by the coding sequence CGGAGGTCCTCGCGGAGAGTCAAGCCCGTCCGGTTATTACTATTATGGCACCGCTGCATTTTCCGCAAGGTCCCGACTCTTCGTTAGTCGAGCAGATGGAAGAGATGACCGGTACCAATCTGATCATTGACTGGGTTCCCGACGAGATTTATACGGATAAGATGAATGCCGCTTTAACCATGAACTCCCTCAAGAAGGCTACTTTCGTGAAATATACCGATTATATTTTTCTGAAAAGCGCGATCCGCTCCGGCATGTTCTGGGAGGTGGGGTCATATCTAAGCGAATATCCGAATCTGAAACGGCTGAATAACAGTATTTTGGACCAAACCGCAGTAGACGGCAAAATCTATGGCCTATACACGGAGCGTCCTTCCTCTAGGCAAGGCGTCATTATCCGGGAGGATTGGCTCCAGAAGCTGAAGCTGGACCCGCCGAAGACAATCGACCAGCTGTATAACGTCATGAAGCAGTTTACATACGGAGATCCTGACGGGGACGGCAAGCAGGATACGATTGGTTTGACCGACCGCAATGATTTAGTGTTTGGAGCGTTCAAGACGTTAAGCTCGTACTTTGGAACCCCGAACAACTGGTCCGCCCAGAACCATCAGATTATCCCGGAGTTTGAGACGCCGCAGTATAAAGACACGATGGATTTCATGAGGAAGCTGTACAACGAAAAGCTGATTAACCAGGAGTTTGTGGTGACAAGCAAAGATATTCAGCGCGATCTTCTGATCAGCGGCAGAGCCGGCGTCTATATCGGCAGCATGACGGATGTTCAACGTTTGTCCAATGAAGTGAGGCGGGTGAATCCGGATGCAAGGTTTACGGTTGTGAACCGGATTGAAGGGCCGGACGGTTATAAAGTGTGGTCGATTCCTAATTTCAACGGGTTGTTCCTGTTCTCGAAGAGCGCGATTAAGACGGAGGATGAGCTTAAGCAGGTGCTCGCCTTTTTCGACGGCTCGATGGAGGCGGACGCGGCCAATCTGATGAAATACGGGTTAGAAGGCAGGCATTATGCGCTAGAGGGGAAAGAAGTGCTGCTGCCTGTAAAAAGCGAACAGCTCCGAATCTCCGAGGTTAGCCCTCTCTATTCCCTGATGATCGCCGACCTGAGCAATCCCAACCTGATGAAGGTTGCCCAGGAGGATCCGCTGCTTGCGCTTGCGGAGAAGCTGACCGTAGATAATGAAAAGTTTATCGTCAAGGATCCGGCGGCAAATCTGGAATCGGTTACGTTTGACGAGCATAGCGAGGAGCTGAACAAGATCATTACGGATGCAACCTACCACTATATTCTGGGGCAGATTGATTGGAATGGCTTCAACCAGGAAATAGAGAGATGGAAGCGAAGCGGCGGAGAGCAGATTATCGAGGAATTTACGCAATCGTATTTCGAATAA
- a CDS encoding extracellular solute-binding protein, with protein sequence MNKKRFAILLGTVMSLSMMMTACSSNNNSNKTNKGVKEATPTASAEASAEASKQPEAEKPTEITIMLPLNVAQTPPDTIKNEIEKLTNTKLTYQFFPADTYEDKLNTTLATGGLPQVTYLKNQATFVQMKGAIRDGQFWEIGPYLNEFPNLSKLKPLILNNTKVDGKLYSLYIGRPLARQGIIYRKDWADNLGLKTPETVDEVIAMAKAFTEKDPDGDKKANTIGLADRNDLIYGAFKTLASWFATPNNWGDKDGQLQPDFTFPQYTVAMDAMKQIRDAGAMNKDFAATSKTDQISLFTSGKAGLYIGSMADVDSLNKDLVKNVPNAVVDTLALIKGPNGEQATWAIPGYNNVVLFPKSAIKDEAELKKVLAFFDKQMTPEVANMMFWGIEGTHYTVEDGKAKVTDASDLIEREVKGYKDSLIGEAETNGMYEGFYSLPARIHAEEFTKENEKIAILDPTAALDSETYTDKGVELQTIITDATYKYIYGEIDKAGFEKAVEDWKKRGGDKIIEEFNAANKK encoded by the coding sequence ATGAACAAAAAGAGGTTTGCTATTTTGCTGGGCACGGTTATGAGTCTTAGCATGATGATGACGGCATGCAGCAGCAACAATAACTCTAATAAAACAAACAAGGGGGTAAAAGAAGCGACGCCAACGGCAAGCGCGGAGGCTTCGGCAGAAGCGTCAAAGCAGCCGGAGGCGGAGAAGCCGACAGAAATTACGATTATGCTTCCTCTTAACGTCGCCCAGACACCGCCGGATACGATCAAGAACGAGATTGAGAAGCTAACCAATACGAAGCTGACCTATCAGTTTTTCCCGGCAGATACGTATGAAGATAAGCTGAACACCACACTGGCAACCGGCGGGCTTCCGCAAGTTACGTATTTGAAAAACCAGGCAACGTTTGTTCAAATGAAAGGGGCGATCCGCGACGGGCAGTTCTGGGAGATTGGCCCTTATCTTAACGAATTCCCGAACTTGAGCAAGCTGAAGCCGCTAATTCTGAACAATACGAAGGTAGACGGCAAGCTGTACTCGCTTTATATCGGCCGTCCGCTCGCCCGTCAGGGGATCATTTACCGCAAGGACTGGGCTGACAATCTTGGCCTGAAGACGCCGGAAACGGTGGATGAAGTGATTGCAATGGCTAAAGCCTTCACCGAGAAGGATCCGGACGGGGATAAAAAAGCGAACACGATTGGACTTGCCGACCGGAATGACTTGATCTACGGAGCATTCAAGACGCTTGCTTCCTGGTTTGCAACGCCAAATAACTGGGGGGACAAGGACGGCCAGCTCCAGCCGGATTTCACGTTCCCGCAATATACGGTTGCGATGGACGCCATGAAGCAGATCCGCGATGCGGGTGCCATGAACAAAGATTTTGCCGCAACCAGCAAAACCGATCAGATTAGCTTGTTTACAAGCGGGAAAGCAGGTCTGTACATCGGTTCCATGGCGGATGTCGACTCGCTGAACAAGGATCTGGTCAAGAACGTTCCTAATGCCGTCGTGGATACGCTGGCTCTTATTAAAGGGCCAAACGGCGAGCAGGCAACATGGGCAATTCCGGGCTACAACAACGTAGTGTTGTTCCCCAAATCCGCGATTAAAGACGAAGCCGAACTGAAGAAAGTTTTGGCTTTCTTCGATAAGCAGATGACTCCTGAAGTAGCCAATATGATGTTCTGGGGTATCGAAGGCACGCATTATACCGTCGAAGACGGCAAAGCAAAAGTAACGGATGCGTCCGATCTAATAGAGCGCGAAGTAAAAGGCTACAAGGACAGCCTGATTGGCGAAGCAGAGACAAACGGTATGTACGAGGGCTTCTATTCTCTCCCTGCACGTATTCATGCGGAGGAATTCACGAAAGAGAATGAGAAAATTGCCATTCTGGATCCTACGGCGGCGCTTGATTCCGAGACTTATACGGACAAAGGCGTGGAGCTGCAGACGATTATTACAGATGCGACTTACAAGTATATCTATGGGGAAATCGATAAGGCCGGCTTTGAGAAGGCCGTTGAGGACTGGAAGAAGCGCGGCGGCGACAAGATCATCGAAGAATTTAACGCAGCCAATAAAAAATAG
- a CDS encoding carbohydrate ABC transporter permease — MTVVVLFTLYPFVYLVAQSFSSEAAVYAGKVTFYPVDFTTLTYNVILSKPDFFRYYGNTILYAVVGTLIAVSATAVMAYPLSKEKLRLNKFFIPFVLFTMYFGGGLIPNYILVAKTLDMRNTIWALVIPGAISAFNVILMKTFFASLPNELEESAKVDGLDVYGIFLRITLPLSKPILATMLLFVIVGIWNSWFDASLYLQSKEKWPVALYLRQVIETAISPAELGASAEQTTQIAATVKSAAMVLTSLPMICIYPFVQKYFVQGMMIGAVKG, encoded by the coding sequence ATGACCGTAGTTGTCCTCTTTACCTTATATCCTTTCGTTTATCTGGTTGCGCAGTCCTTCAGCTCCGAGGCTGCCGTCTATGCGGGGAAGGTAACGTTTTATCCTGTAGATTTCACTACGCTTACTTATAATGTCATCCTGAGCAAGCCGGATTTCTTCCGCTATTACGGCAATACGATATTGTACGCGGTAGTCGGCACCCTCATCGCCGTATCGGCGACAGCCGTTATGGCGTATCCGCTCTCAAAGGAAAAACTTCGTCTTAACAAGTTCTTTATCCCGTTTGTCTTATTCACCATGTACTTCGGCGGCGGTCTTATCCCGAATTACATTCTCGTAGCCAAAACGCTGGATATGCGCAACACGATTTGGGCTCTTGTTATTCCCGGTGCGATCAGCGCCTTTAACGTTATATTGATGAAAACCTTTTTCGCAAGTCTTCCTAATGAGCTTGAGGAATCAGCCAAAGTGGACGGACTTGATGTCTATGGCATCTTCCTTAGAATTACGCTTCCATTATCGAAGCCGATTCTGGCAACCATGCTCTTATTTGTTATCGTAGGGATCTGGAACAGCTGGTTTGATGCTTCGTTGTACCTGCAGTCGAAGGAGAAGTGGCCTGTAGCCTTATATTTGCGGCAAGTTATTGAAACGGCGATCAGCCCGGCCGAACTGGGAGCAAGCGCGGAGCAAACGACGCAGATTGCGGCTACGGTTAAATCGGCTGCGATGGTATTGACTTCGCTTCCTATGATTTGTATCTATCCTTTTGTACAGAAATATTTCGTGCAAGGCATGATGATTGGCGCTGTGAAAGGGTAA
- a CDS encoding MFS transporter — protein MNRVVIYVLMIAVFFTATSELVIAGILNVLAVQMNISVSLAGQLITVYSLAFAIGTPVIIALSARIPRKRLLLLAIVVFIAGNILSIVSTDFMVLMAARMLLGVSSGVFIVAAFSAAAKVVPVEKIGSAIGTIILGFSSAMILGVPLGVALTNMYSWQTIFLFLGIGGVVILIGLALLLPQIEGDAPVPFKQQAGVLANPVIFYALLLVLFREAGNSLMFTYIASFLGDILHRSSAEIGLMMLLFGLAGAVGSRIGGSAVDKWGSAKLILIGVTIHVIALLLLPLAVHSFPVAITLLSLWIMSMFTLGPATQTYFIERAPQASNLIISLNISVTQVGIAAGASVGGLVVNWQDTVLYNPLAAGLVLILALASAAVSIRKSRQKHISRL, from the coding sequence ATGAATCGTGTTGTTATTTACGTCTTGATGATTGCGGTATTTTTTACAGCCACCTCGGAGCTGGTGATTGCCGGAATCTTGAATGTGTTAGCCGTTCAAATGAATATATCGGTAAGCTTGGCAGGCCAGTTGATCACGGTTTATTCTTTGGCTTTTGCGATTGGCACGCCGGTGATTATCGCATTATCCGCCCGAATACCGCGAAAAAGACTATTGCTCCTCGCTATAGTCGTATTCATAGCCGGCAATATTCTGTCTATAGTAAGCACGGATTTCATGGTTTTAATGGCAGCGCGGATGCTGCTTGGGGTAAGCTCCGGCGTTTTTATCGTGGCAGCGTTTAGCGCTGCGGCCAAGGTGGTGCCGGTTGAAAAAATCGGCAGCGCGATCGGAACGATTATTCTCGGATTCAGCAGCGCAATGATTTTGGGCGTTCCGCTAGGCGTTGCTTTGACGAATATGTACAGCTGGCAGACGATTTTTTTGTTCCTTGGCATAGGCGGCGTTGTGATCCTTATTGGTCTTGCTCTGTTGCTTCCGCAAATCGAGGGGGATGCTCCGGTTCCCTTCAAGCAGCAAGCGGGGGTACTAGCTAATCCGGTTATCTTCTACGCCTTGCTGCTTGTGTTGTTCAGAGAAGCGGGCAACTCGTTGATGTTCACGTATATTGCTTCATTCCTTGGCGACATTCTTCATAGAAGCTCCGCGGAAATTGGCCTTATGATGCTGCTGTTCGGGCTAGCCGGTGCGGTTGGCTCCAGAATCGGGGGCTCTGCCGTAGATAAATGGGGTAGCGCCAAATTAATACTGATTGGTGTCACGATTCATGTAATCGCGCTGTTGCTGCTGCCGCTGGCCGTTCATTCCTTCCCGGTTGCCATCACCTTGTTATCGCTATGGATCATGTCGATGTTTACCTTAGGGCCTGCGACACAGACTTACTTCATCGAGCGTGCTCCGCAAGCATCGAATCTGATTATCAGCTTGAATATTTCCGTCACTCAGGTCGGCATCGCCGCAGGAGCCAGCGTCGGCGGCCTGGTCGTCAATTGGCAAGATACCGTCCTCTATAATCCATTGGCCGCCGGTTTGGTCCTCATCCTAGCTCTTGCCTCAGCCGCTGTATCTATCCGCAAAAGCCGGCAAAAGCACATAAGCCGCCTTTAA
- a CDS encoding ABC transporter permease, whose translation MEEVIVHQAQVLAPTTRRERTRRFRRNIWLYVMVLPGLLYFLIFKYAPMFGLIIAFQDFKPFKGIKGSEWVGFEHFHRLFTEPDFLNILTNTLVLFGFNILFYFPIPIILALMLNELRLNAFKRLFQTLIYLPHFMSWVIIVSISYVMLTMDGGIVNAVLDSLGFEKINFLLSPEWFRPTYIIQVIWREAGWGTIIYLAAMAAIDPQLYEAARIDGAGRLHQIWHITLPAIRSVIIVLLILKIGDVLELGFEHVYLLLNSMNRDVAEIIDTYVYTAGLKQGKFSYSTAIGLFKSVVGLIMVVAANKLSKKFGSEGIY comes from the coding sequence ATGGAGGAAGTGATCGTTCACCAGGCGCAAGTGTTGGCGCCAACGACCAGAAGAGAGAGAACGAGGCGGTTTCGCCGTAATATATGGCTGTATGTCATGGTGCTTCCGGGACTTCTCTATTTCTTGATCTTCAAGTACGCACCGATGTTTGGCCTGATTATCGCCTTTCAGGATTTTAAGCCGTTTAAAGGGATCAAAGGCAGCGAGTGGGTAGGATTCGAGCATTTCCACCGTTTGTTTACGGAACCGGATTTCTTGAACATATTGACCAATACGTTAGTTTTGTTCGGTTTCAATATCCTATTTTATTTCCCTATACCGATTATACTGGCGCTGATGCTAAACGAGCTTAGACTTAATGCTTTCAAGAGGTTGTTCCAAACCCTGATTTATTTGCCGCATTTTATGTCTTGGGTCATTATCGTCTCGATCAGCTACGTGATGCTGACGATGGACGGCGGAATTGTGAATGCCGTTCTGGATTCTTTAGGTTTCGAAAAAATAAACTTTCTGCTAAGTCCCGAGTGGTTCCGACCGACTTATATCATTCAGGTTATCTGGCGGGAAGCCGGATGGGGAACCATTATCTATCTAGCCGCTATGGCGGCGATTGATCCGCAGTTGTACGAAGCCGCACGGATAGACGGTGCCGGCAGGCTTCATCAAATTTGGCATATAACGCTTCCAGCCATTCGCAGCGTCATTATCGTATTGCTTATCCTGAAGATCGGCGATGTGCTTGAGCTTGGGTTTGAGCATGTGTATCTGCTGCTTAATTCCATGAACCGCGACGTGGCGGAAATTATCGATACCTATGTCTATACGGCAGGACTGAAGCAAGGGAAATTCAGCTATAGCACGGCTATTGGGCTGTTCAAGTCGGTGGTTGGCCTGATTATGGTCGTTGCGGCGAACAAGCTTTCCAAGAAATTCGGATCTGAAGGTATATATTAA
- a CDS encoding winged helix-turn-helix transcriptional regulator: protein MDGSNEAISGEDKGSSICEVLQILGAKWAFLVLEELMNGPLRFNQLQRNISIVKTQSLTNTVRHLENNGLVMRKVFPTVPVTVEYSLTEKGRDFQAALREMEKWVQKWGDSPNPRLSRS from the coding sequence ATGGATGGCAGCAATGAGGCAATCAGCGGCGAAGATAAAGGCTCAAGCATTTGCGAGGTGCTTCAAATATTAGGAGCGAAATGGGCGTTTCTTGTATTGGAGGAGCTGATGAACGGACCGCTAAGATTTAACCAGCTTCAACGGAACATCTCCATTGTGAAGACCCAATCGTTAACCAATACGGTACGTCATCTGGAGAACAACGGCCTTGTTATGCGCAAGGTATTTCCGACAGTGCCGGTGACCGTAGAGTATTCCCTGACCGAGAAGGGCAGAGATTTTCAGGCTGCGCTTAGAGAGATGGAGAAATGGGTGCAAAAATGGGGCGATTCGCCGAATCCCCGGCTCAGCCGTTCCTAA
- a CDS encoding ABC transporter permease: MEGSSKVLDVTPLWKHVRKEWKLYSFLVIPVIYFLIFKYAPMIGNVIAFRKYRGGPNFLGMEWVGLQYFRMFMKDPTFWRAFWNNIFLSVAYLIIRFPLTLIFALLINEIRRLKLKKFVQTVSYLPHFISMVILAGMVKEMLSVSGPINALLGHFGVEPIQFISLPQWFSTIYVSSGIWQGLGWGTILYLAAMTGINTELYEAARIDGASRFRLAWHVTIPGILPTIMTLLVLDIGGIMGSNFEKILLLYNPLTYETADVISTYVYRMGITNANFSYATAVGLFEGVIGLILVTTANAISKKTTKSSLW; encoded by the coding sequence ATGGAAGGCTCAAGCAAGGTATTGGATGTTACGCCACTTTGGAAGCATGTCAGAAAAGAGTGGAAGCTGTATTCCTTTCTCGTTATTCCCGTCATCTATTTTCTCATTTTCAAGTACGCTCCCATGATTGGAAATGTAATCGCTTTCCGGAAATATCGGGGCGGGCCAAACTTTCTTGGCATGGAATGGGTAGGGCTGCAGTACTTCCGGATGTTTATGAAGGATCCAACCTTCTGGCGGGCGTTCTGGAACAATATTTTCTTAAGCGTTGCTTATCTGATTATCCGATTCCCGTTAACCTTGATCTTTGCGCTCCTGATCAACGAGATCAGAAGGCTGAAGCTGAAAAAATTCGTTCAGACCGTATCCTACCTCCCGCATTTTATCTCAATGGTAATTCTGGCAGGTATGGTAAAAGAAATGCTTTCCGTATCGGGTCCGATTAACGCGCTGCTTGGCCATTTCGGCGTCGAACCGATTCAGTTCATCTCGCTGCCGCAATGGTTCTCGACCATTTATGTGTCTTCCGGCATCTGGCAGGGACTTGGATGGGGCACCATCTTGTACCTTGCAGCTATGACAGGGATCAATACGGAGCTTTATGAGGCAGCGCGGATTGACGGCGCCAGCCGGTTCAGACTTGCATGGCATGTCACGATTCCGGGTATCTTGCCTACGATTATGACGCTTCTCGTTCTTGATATCGGCGGTATTATGGGCTCCAACTTTGAAAAAATCTTGCTCCTGTACAACCCGCTTACTTATGAAACGGCGGACGTTATCTCGACCTACGTATACCGGATGGGTATTACAAACGCGAACTTCAGCTATGCAACCGCTGTCGGCTTGTTCGAAGGGGTTATCGGTCTGATCCTGGTAACGACAGCGAACGCAATTTCGAAAAAAACGACGAAATCAAGTCTGTGGTAG
- a CDS encoding sugar ABC transporter substrate-binding protein, giving the protein MKRFSRAMGLILSVIMVMFVMAACSGNNNGKPSNSSASPEESAATTGNATASDKPAEDYAYGEDVTFHSNEPVKYSMMFSDNEGYPYKKDWRIWSAIQEKTNVSFDLSVVARTEYENQKSLLVNSGDAPYIIPKTYDESAFVAGGQIVPISDYVQYMPNYQKAVKAWGMEDDLKAKMQANGKYYVLPGMWEEPGGGYSFVIRKDIFEKAGVDLSKETSWTYEDFYAAMKKVKEFTGAKYVFSDQSKGESTLNIAAVEYGVTAGWGKANGMRFNQDSKQFEFADNTQEFKDYVSYFNKLITEGIMDPESFTQEDDAAKAKFYKGDTYVINANYQVFTDIQTKMEDPNAELMIITPPGGPKGQLQVENSRLENGIMISENALKELGEEKFIEMLRFVDWLWYSDEGQTLSLWGVEGETYTKDASGKITLNPDITYNGMNPTATKKLNADYGFGGGVFAYGGTTKLRQSKMTDGEIDFNNRILNNRTARPVAPPIMASADESEQLNLISKPLMDYVSTMTLKFITGQEKIDNFDSYVKQTQANGSDRYAQMANDIFNKTKSVLGY; this is encoded by the coding sequence ATGAAAAGATTCAGTAGAGCAATGGGATTGATTTTATCGGTTATCATGGTTATGTTTGTCATGGCGGCATGCAGCGGGAACAATAATGGAAAGCCCAGCAACAGTTCCGCTTCACCTGAAGAATCTGCAGCAACAACGGGGAATGCTACGGCATCGGATAAACCTGCAGAGGATTACGCATACGGCGAGGACGTAACGTTCCACTCGAATGAGCCGGTAAAGTACTCCATGATGTTCAGCGACAACGAGGGCTATCCTTACAAAAAAGACTGGAGAATCTGGAGCGCGATTCAAGAGAAAACAAACGTATCTTTTGACTTGTCGGTTGTAGCAAGAACGGAATACGAAAACCAAAAATCGCTCCTCGTAAACAGCGGCGATGCTCCGTATATCATCCCTAAAACGTATGATGAATCCGCATTCGTTGCAGGCGGACAAATCGTTCCGATCAGCGATTATGTGCAATATATGCCTAACTATCAAAAAGCGGTAAAAGCTTGGGGCATGGAAGATGACCTGAAAGCGAAAATGCAAGCTAACGGTAAGTACTATGTTCTTCCCGGTATGTGGGAAGAACCGGGCGGCGGCTACTCGTTCGTTATCCGTAAAGATATTTTCGAGAAAGCCGGCGTAGACCTGTCCAAGGAAACGAGCTGGACGTACGAAGATTTCTACGCGGCTATGAAGAAGGTTAAAGAATTTACGGGCGCTAAATACGTATTCTCCGATCAGTCCAAAGGCGAATCGACTTTGAACATCGCAGCTGTAGAATATGGAGTAACTGCCGGTTGGGGTAAAGCAAACGGCATGCGCTTTAACCAGGATTCGAAGCAATTCGAATTCGCTGACAATACACAAGAGTTCAAAGACTATGTTTCGTACTTCAATAAGCTGATTACGGAAGGCATCATGGATCCGGAATCGTTCACGCAAGAAGACGATGCAGCAAAAGCGAAGTTCTATAAAGGTGATACTTACGTTATCAATGCTAACTATCAAGTATTCACGGATATCCAAACAAAGATGGAAGATCCAAATGCGGAGCTGATGATTATCACGCCTCCAGGTGGTCCTAAAGGCCAGCTGCAAGTTGAAAACTCCCGTCTTGAGAACGGCATTATGATCAGTGAGAACGCTTTGAAAGAGCTAGGCGAAGAGAAATTTATTGAAATGCTTCGTTTCGTTGACTGGCTCTGGTACTCCGATGAAGGTCAAACACTCAGCCTGTGGGGTGTAGAGGGCGAGACTTACACGAAGGACGCGAGCGGTAAAATTACGCTTAATCCGGATATTACTTACAACGGCATGAACCCTACGGCAACGAAAAAATTGAACGCAGACTACGGTTTCGGCGGGGGCGTATTCGCGTACGGCGGTACTACGAAGCTCAGACAGTCCAAAATGACAGACGGTGAAATCGACTTCAACAACCGCATTCTGAACAACCGTACGGCTCGTCCGGTTGCACCGCCAATTATGGCTTCTGCGGACGAAAGCGAACAGTTGAACCTGATCTCGAAGCCTCTTATGGACTATGTAAGCACGATGACGCTCAAATTCATCACGGGCCAAGAGAAGATCGACAACTTCGACAGCTATGTGAAACAAACGCAAGCGAACGGCAGCGACCGTTACGCGCAAATGGCTAACGACATCTTTAATAAAACGAAGAGTGTTCTTGGCTACTAA
- a CDS encoding carbohydrate ABC transporter permease, protein MIQDRTMGSRLFGIVNFTLLAIFSLATVLPFIHVVAGSLTTSAEMAVKKFIVFPTDISFEAYRFVFSTNTIFRSIAVSIGVTLIGTVFSMLVTSMMAYGLSRKDLDGRKTIMFMVVFTMLFHGGLIPTFLVVKELHLIDTYAALILPLTISAFNMIILRNFFQNIPEGLEESAKMDGCSDFGILFRIVLPLSMPAIATISLFYAVTYWNTYLNAILYLNDSKMWPIQVLLRQIVVLASGFDYSSSLDGAVPPPDQAVKMAVIVVATLPILLVYPFLQKHFAKGALLGSIKG, encoded by the coding sequence ATGATCCAGGATCGAACCATGGGAAGCCGGCTGTTTGGCATCGTCAACTTCACGCTGCTTGCGATTTTCTCGCTTGCGACCGTGCTTCCGTTCATCCATGTCGTAGCGGGCTCATTAACGACAAGCGCGGAAATGGCAGTCAAAAAATTTATTGTTTTCCCTACGGATATAAGCTTTGAAGCTTACCGGTTCGTCTTCTCGACGAATACGATCTTCCGTTCGATCGCGGTATCCATTGGCGTAACCCTGATCGGAACGGTATTCAGTATGCTGGTGACCTCGATGATGGCGTACGGCTTGTCCCGAAAAGATTTGGACGGGCGTAAAACGATCATGTTTATGGTCGTCTTTACGATGCTGTTTCACGGCGGGCTTATTCCTACCTTCCTCGTTGTGAAGGAGCTGCATTTAATTGATACGTATGCGGCGCTTATACTGCCGTTAACCATCAGCGCCTTTAATATGATCATTCTCCGCAACTTCTTCCAGAACATCCCGGAAGGGCTCGAGGAGTCGGCCAAGATGGATGGCTGCAGCGATTTCGGGATCCTGTTCCGGATTGTGCTGCCGCTGTCGATGCCGGCGATCGCAACGATCTCGCTTTTTTACGCGGTGACGTATTGGAATACTTATCTAAACGCGATCTTGTATTTGAATGACAGCAAAATGTGGCCGATCCAGGTATTGCTTCGCCAGATCGTTGTTCTGGCCAGCGGCTTCGACTACAGCTCCAGCCTCGACGGCGCCGTTCCGCCGCCCGATCAGGCGGTCAAGATGGCCGTTATCGTTGTCGCTACGCTGCCGATTCTGCTCGTCTATCCGTTCCTGCAGAAGCATTTTGCTAAGGGTGCATTGCTTGGTTCGATAAAGGGGTAG